One region of Gymnogyps californianus isolate 813 chromosome 28, ASM1813914v2, whole genome shotgun sequence genomic DNA includes:
- the CNP gene encoding 2',3'-cyclic-nucleotide 3'-phosphodiesterase has protein sequence MNRGFSKKSHTFLPKIFRKMSTQSAKERPESLQFPFLDDEDTISTVKESKTFFILRGLPGSGKSTLAQAIQDRYKDACKVVSVDSYKITPSIRSTIPEEYSKVDEDLVDYCKRDISVIVLDDTHHERERLDQLFDIADKYRYKVIFAEPKTQWRMDCLQLKEKNQWKLSVEELKKMKPSLEKEFLPMYFGWFLSKRSSEILRKAGQAFLDELGSLKAFKKESKYFASAIEDPKIKIDLTSYFVKRPPGVLHCTTKYTEFGKAAGAEEYTQQEAVKASYGKGFTLSISALFITTKTVGARVELSEQQLLLWPGDADKILPTDSLPKGSRAHITLGCANGIEAMQTGLDLLEFVKLEKAGNKGDEVGEIGGGKLLYFDNGMWMLILSKKMDVKAIFSGYYGKGKLVPTQSTNKRGSAFSSCTII, from the exons ATG AACAGGGGCTTCTCAAAGAAGAGTCACACATTCCTGcctaaaatatttagaaaaatgtctACTCAATCAGCGAAAGAAAGACCCGAAAGCTTGCAGTTCCCTTTCCTTGACGATGAAGATACCATCTCCACAGTCAAAGAATCTaaaacctttttcattttaagaggCCTGCCAGGCAGTGGGAAGTCCACTCTCGCCCAGGCTATTCAAGATAGGTATAAAGATGCCTGCAAGGTCGTCTCCGTTGATAGCTATAAAATTACACCTTCAATAAGAAGCACCATTCCTGAAGAGTATTCAAAGGTGGATGAGGATCTAGTTGACTATTGCAAACGAGACATCAGCGTTATCGTTTTGGATGACACTCACCATGAGAGGGAACGACTGGACCAACTCTTTGATATTGCTGACAAATACCGGTACAAAGTCATCTTTGCCGAGCCCAAAACCCAGTGGCGAATGGATTGCttgcagctgaaggaaaagaatCAATGGAAACTGTCAGTGGAAGAGCTGAAGAAGATGAAGCCGAGCTTGGAGAAGGAATTCTTACCCATGTATTTTGGGTGGTTTTTGAGCAAAAGAAGCTCAGAGATCCTGAGGAAGGCTGGCCAGGCCTTCTTAGATGAGCTTGGAAGTCTCAAGGCCTTCAAAAAGGAGAGTAAATACT TTGCTTCCGCTATCGAAgatcccaaaataaaaatagatctCACCAGCTACTTTGTGAAGAGGCCGCCCGGGGTCTTACACTGCACCACAAAATACACCGAGtttggaaaagcagctggagctgaggaATACACGCAGCAAGAA gcTGTGAAGGCTTCCTACGGCAAAGGCTTCACCTTGTccatttctgctctgttcatCACAACAAAAACTGTTGGCGCTCGCGTAGAGCTGAGCGAACAGCAACTGCTGCTGTGGCCTGGAGACGCCGATAAGATCCTGCCCACCGACAGCCTCCCGAAAGGCAGCCGGGCTCACATCACCCTCGGCTGCGCCAACGGCATCGAAGCGATGCAGACTGGGCTCGATCTGCTGGAGTTTGTGAAACTGGAAAAGGCAGGGAACAAAGGGGATGAAGTGGGGGAAATTGGAGGAGGGAAACTGCTGTATTTTGATAATGGTATGTGGATGCTCATCCTTTCTAAAAAGATGGATGTGAAGGCAATATTCTCAGGTTActatggaaaaggaaaacttgtgCCAACGCAGAGCACCAACAAACGGGGCTCTGCTTTTAGTTCCTGCACCATCATCTAG
- the DNAJC7 gene encoding dnaJ homolog subfamily C member 7 isoform X1 encodes MAAAAECDVIMAAPEGPGEPESEEETRREAESFKEQGNAYYAKKDYNEAYNYYTKAIDTCPNNASYYGNRAATLMMLGRFREALGDAQQSVRLDDSFVRGHLREGKCHLSLGNAMAASRCFQRVLELDHKNTQAQQELKNASTVLEYEKIAEVDFEKRDFRKVVFCMDRALEFAPACHRFKILKAECLALLGRYPEAQSVASDILRMDSTNADALYVRGLCLYYEDCIEKAVQFFVQALRMAPDHEKACLACRNAKALKAKKEDGNKAFKEGNYKLAYELYTEALGIDPNNIKTNAKLYCNRGTVNSKLRKLEEAIDDCTNAVKLDDTYIKAYLRRAQCYMDTEQYEDAVRDYEKVYQTEKTKEHKQLLKNAQVELKKSKRKDYYKILGVDKNASEDEIKKAYRKRALMHHPDRHSGASAEVQKEEEKKFKEVGEAFTILSDPKKKARYDSGQDLEEDGLNMGDFDANNIFKAFFGGPGGFSFEASGPGNFFFQFG; translated from the exons agaagcagaatCATTCAAGGAACAAGGAAATGCATACTATGCCAAGAAAGATTACAATGAAGCCTACAACTATTACACAAAAGCCATAG ATACCTGTCCTAATAATGCCAGTTATTATGGTAACAGAGCTGCTACACTCATGATGTTGGGGAGATTCCGAGAAGCACTGGGAGATGCTCAGCAGTCTGTCAGATTGGATGATAGCTTTGTAAGG GGCCATCTACGGGAAGGGAAGTGCCATCTTTCCCTAGGGAATGCCATGGCTGCCAGCCGCTGCTTTCAACGAGTTTTAGAACTGGATCATAAGAATACCCAGGCGCAGCAAGAG CTGAAGAACGCCAGTACTGTGCTTGAGTATGAAAAAATAGCTGAAGTGGATTTTGAGAAACGGGATTTCAGGAAG GTTGTATTTTGCATGGATCGTGCTTTGGAGTTTGCTCCTGCTTGTCACCGATTCAAAATCCTCAAGGCCGAATGTTTAGCATTATTGGGTCGCTACCCAGAAGCACAGTCTGTAGCAAG TGACATCTTACGAATGGACTCAACAAATGCAGACGCTCTGTATGTCCGTGGTCTCTGCCTTTATTATGAGGACTGTATTGAGAAGGCAGTGCAATTCTTTGTCCAAGCGCTCAGAATGGCTCCTGATCACGAGAAAGCATGTCTTGCCTGCCGT aatgcCAAAGCacttaaagcaaagaaagaagatgggaataaagcattcaaagaaGGAAACTACAAACTAGCATATGAACTATACACAGAGGCACTAGGAATAGATCCaaataacataaaaacaaatgccaaaCTCTACTGCAACCGGGGGACAGTTAATTCAAAG CTTAGGAAACTTGAAGAAGCAATAGACGACTGCACGAATGCAGTAAAACTGGATGACACGTATATCAAAGCATACTTGAGGAGAGCACAATG TTATATGGACACAGAACAATATGAAGATGCTGTAAGAGACTATGAAAAGGTTTATCAGACAGAAAAAACGAAAG AACACAAGCAACTTCTAAAGAACGCACAGGTGGAACTGAAAAAGAGCAAACGGAAAGACTACTATAAAATCCTTGGGGTTGACAAAAATGCCTCTGAAGATGAGATCAAGAAGGCTTACAGGAAAAGAGCACTAATGCATCATCCAG ACCGACACAGTGGGGCAAGTGCAGAAgtacagaaggaagaggagaagaaatttaAGGAGGTTGGTGAAGCCTTTACCATCCTGTCAGATCCCAAGAAGAAGGCCCGCTATGACAGCGGGCAGGATCTAGAAGAGGATGGATTGAACATGGGAG ACTTCGATGCAAATAATATCTTCAAGGCCTTCTTTGGTGGGCCAGGTGGCTTCAGTTTTGAAG cttctgggcctggaaatttctttttccagtttggctaa
- the DNAJC7 gene encoding dnaJ homolog subfamily C member 7 isoform X2, translating into MMLGRFREALGDAQQSVRLDDSFVRGHLREGKCHLSLGNAMAASRCFQRVLELDHKNTQAQQELKNASTVLEYEKIAEVDFEKRDFRKVVFCMDRALEFAPACHRFKILKAECLALLGRYPEAQSVASDILRMDSTNADALYVRGLCLYYEDCIEKAVQFFVQALRMAPDHEKACLACRNAKALKAKKEDGNKAFKEGNYKLAYELYTEALGIDPNNIKTNAKLYCNRGTVNSKLRKLEEAIDDCTNAVKLDDTYIKAYLRRAQCYMDTEQYEDAVRDYEKVYQTEKTKEHKQLLKNAQVELKKSKRKDYYKILGVDKNASEDEIKKAYRKRALMHHPDRHSGASAEVQKEEEKKFKEVGEAFTILSDPKKKARYDSGQDLEEDGLNMGDFDANNIFKAFFGGPGGFSFEASGPGNFFFQFG; encoded by the exons ATGATGTTGGGGAGATTCCGAGAAGCACTGGGAGATGCTCAGCAGTCTGTCAGATTGGATGATAGCTTTGTAAGG GGCCATCTACGGGAAGGGAAGTGCCATCTTTCCCTAGGGAATGCCATGGCTGCCAGCCGCTGCTTTCAACGAGTTTTAGAACTGGATCATAAGAATACCCAGGCGCAGCAAGAG CTGAAGAACGCCAGTACTGTGCTTGAGTATGAAAAAATAGCTGAAGTGGATTTTGAGAAACGGGATTTCAGGAAG GTTGTATTTTGCATGGATCGTGCTTTGGAGTTTGCTCCTGCTTGTCACCGATTCAAAATCCTCAAGGCCGAATGTTTAGCATTATTGGGTCGCTACCCAGAAGCACAGTCTGTAGCAAG TGACATCTTACGAATGGACTCAACAAATGCAGACGCTCTGTATGTCCGTGGTCTCTGCCTTTATTATGAGGACTGTATTGAGAAGGCAGTGCAATTCTTTGTCCAAGCGCTCAGAATGGCTCCTGATCACGAGAAAGCATGTCTTGCCTGCCGT aatgcCAAAGCacttaaagcaaagaaagaagatgggaataaagcattcaaagaaGGAAACTACAAACTAGCATATGAACTATACACAGAGGCACTAGGAATAGATCCaaataacataaaaacaaatgccaaaCTCTACTGCAACCGGGGGACAGTTAATTCAAAG CTTAGGAAACTTGAAGAAGCAATAGACGACTGCACGAATGCAGTAAAACTGGATGACACGTATATCAAAGCATACTTGAGGAGAGCACAATG TTATATGGACACAGAACAATATGAAGATGCTGTAAGAGACTATGAAAAGGTTTATCAGACAGAAAAAACGAAAG AACACAAGCAACTTCTAAAGAACGCACAGGTGGAACTGAAAAAGAGCAAACGGAAAGACTACTATAAAATCCTTGGGGTTGACAAAAATGCCTCTGAAGATGAGATCAAGAAGGCTTACAGGAAAAGAGCACTAATGCATCATCCAG ACCGACACAGTGGGGCAAGTGCAGAAgtacagaaggaagaggagaagaaatttaAGGAGGTTGGTGAAGCCTTTACCATCCTGTCAGATCCCAAGAAGAAGGCCCGCTATGACAGCGGGCAGGATCTAGAAGAGGATGGATTGAACATGGGAG ACTTCGATGCAAATAATATCTTCAAGGCCTTCTTTGGTGGGCCAGGTGGCTTCAGTTTTGAAG cttctgggcctggaaatttctttttccagtttggctaa